In Nitrosopumilus sp. b3, one DNA window encodes the following:
- a CDS encoding M67 family metallopeptidase — protein MQKIILSETDKKILSEYSENQKPNESCAILFGKNNLVSDVFLTENIEESPVNFTISNDQLIEGYKIAEQKGLEVIGIFHSHPDSDAFPSNTDKKFMESNPVVWIIYSGINKNFRAFVLESEILEIPIE, from the coding sequence TTGCAGAAAATTATTTTATCAGAAACTGATAAAAAAATTCTATCAGAATATTCAGAAAATCAGAAACCAAACGAATCATGTGCAATTTTATTTGGTAAAAATAATTTAGTTTCAGACGTCTTCCTAACAGAAAATATTGAAGAGTCTCCAGTGAATTTTACAATCTCAAATGATCAATTAATTGAAGGGTACAAGATTGCAGAGCAAAAAGGGCTTGAGGTAATCGGAATATTTCACTCACATCCAGATTCAGATGCATTTCCATCAAACACAGACAAAAAATTCATGGAAAGTAATCCAGTTGTATGGATAATTTATTCAGGTATCAATAAAAATTTTAGAGCGTTTGTACTTGAATCAGAAATATTAGAAATTCCAATCGAATAG
- a CDS encoding cyclophilin-like fold protein, whose protein sequence is MKYTVEITIPNSSNILLELDDRNSPKTVNDFIKNLPFTVDLNVWGDEIYTSKSPISQPEENAKSPVELNDVAYWPTGKAICLFYGPTPIGKPGEITPASPVNVIGKIISPDKSILNDIDTERATFSLK, encoded by the coding sequence ATGAAATATACCGTTGAAATTACAATTCCAAACTCTTCAAACATACTTTTAGAATTAGATGATAGAAATTCTCCAAAAACTGTCAATGATTTTATCAAAAATTTACCATTTACAGTTGATCTTAATGTTTGGGGTGATGAAATCTATACGTCAAAATCTCCTATATCTCAACCCGAAGAGAATGCAAAGTCTCCTGTAGAACTAAATGATGTTGCCTATTGGCCAACTGGAAAAGCAATATGCTTGTTTTATGGACCTACTCCTATAGGCAAGCCTGGAGAGATTACACCAGCTTCGCCCGTAAATGTGATTGGAAAAATCATTTCACCTGATAAATCCATTCTAAATGATATTGACACTGAGCGGGCTACATTTAGCTTGAAATAG
- a CDS encoding DUF2024 family protein has translation MEIHVYDTYVKAADGHTMHFDVITGEKDHDKAITYGKEWLESIGEGQAEMTTNECQFCHSQGAPEPVEQAIKEKGYFIQKMEGCP, from the coding sequence ATGGAAATTCACGTATACGACACTTATGTCAAAGCAGCAGATGGTCATACCATGCATTTTGATGTAATTACTGGTGAAAAAGATCACGACAAAGCCATCACATATGGTAAAGAGTGGTTAGAATCAATCGGTGAAGGACAAGCAGAGATGACTACAAATGAATGTCAATTCTGCCATTCACAAGGTGCACCAGAACCTGTAGAGCAGGCAATTAAGGAAAAAGGCTACTTTATCCAAAAGATGGAAGGCTGTCCTTAA